A genomic region of Elaeis guineensis isolate ETL-2024a chromosome 9, EG11, whole genome shotgun sequence contains the following coding sequences:
- the LOC105051355 gene encoding probable carboxylesterase 11 encodes MPSVGVKLYSVFFKLLLRHRLQSRVQNPSLDPFGVTSRPEESTAPANPSFADDKVATKDIHIDPLTSLSVRIFLPDPSPPPPLRRNSLPSPAAANPDRLPRRNSYDGAAPYGGYLPSIGPSTRRPPAARRLPVVIQFHGGAFVAGSNASAANDFFCRRIARLCEAIVIAVGYRLAPESRYPAAFEDGLKVLNWLGKQANLAECSKSMGSVKSGGGGTAEVRRSDVQRHIVDTFGASMVEPWLAAHADPSRCVLLGVSCGANIADFVARKAVEAGKLLDPVKVVAQVLMYPFFIGKVPTHSELKLANSYFYDKSMCLLAWKLFLPEDEFSLDHPAANPLIPGRGPPLKCMPPTLTVVAEHDWMKDRAIAYSEELRKVNVDAPLLEYKDAVHEFATLDILLRTPQAQACAEDIAIWVKKYISTRGHEFSY; translated from the exons ATGCCTAGCGTTGGCGTGAAGCTCTACAGCGTCTTCTTTAAACTACTCCTCCGCCACCGCCTCCAGTCCCGGGTCCAGAACCCTTCTCTGGACCCCTTCGGCGTCACCTCCCGCCCCGAGGAGTCCACCGCCCCCGCCAACCCCTCCTTCGCTGACGACAAGGTGGCCACCAAAGACATCCACATCGACCCCCTCACCTCCCTCTCCGTCCGCATCTTCCTTCCCGATCCctccccccctccccctctccgCCGCAACAGCCTCCCCTCCCCCGCCGCAGCCAACCCCGACCGCCTCCCCCGCCGCAACAGCTATGACGGCGCCGCCCCCTATGGCGGCTACCTCCCCTCCATTGGCCCCTCCACCCGCCGACCCCCGGCCGCGCGGAGGCTGCCGGTCGTGATCCAGTTCCACGGCGGCGCGTTCGTCGCCGGGAGCAATGCCTCGGCTGCCAATGACTTCTTCTGCCGGCGGATCGCCAGGCTGTGCGAGGCGATTGTGATCGCCGTCGGGTACAGGCTCGCGCCGGAGAGCCGGTACCCGGCCGCGTTTGAGGATGGGTTGAAAGTGCTTAACTGGCTCGGGAAGCAGGCGAATCTGGCGGAGTGTAGTAAGTCGATGGGGAGTGTGAAGTCTGGTGGTGGGGGTACGGCGGAAGTCAGGCGGTCGGATGTGCAACGGCATATTGTGGATACTTTCGGTGCGTCCATGGTGGAGCCGTGGTTGGCGGCTCATGCGGATCCCTCGag GTGTGTTCTACTTGGTGTTAGCTGTGGTGCAAACATTGCAGATTTTGTGGCCCGCAAGGCAGTTGAAGCTGGGAAGCTGTTAGATCCTGTAAAGGTGGTCGCACAGGTCCTAATGTACCCATTCTTCATTGGAAAGGTCCCAACCCACTCGGAATTAAAACTAGCCAACTCCTACTTCTATGACAAATCCATGTGCTTGCTTGCTTGGAAGCTGTTCTTACCAGAGGATGAGTTCAGCCTAGACCATCCAGCTGCAAATCCCCTAATACCTGGAAGGGGTCCTCCACTAAAATGCATGCCCCCAACCTTGACAGTGGTTGCAGAGCATGACTGGATGAAGGATCGAGCAATCGCATATTCTGAGGAGCTCCGCAAGGTCAATGTTGATGCTCCACTCCTAGAGTACAAGGATGCAGTGCATGAGTTTGCCACGCTTGATATACTTCTCAGAACACCACAAGCGCAGGCCTGTGCTGAAGACATTGCAATCTGGGTCAAGAAGTATATTTCCACTCGTGGCCATGAGTTCTCATATTAG